From one Comamonas piscis genomic stretch:
- the catC gene encoding muconolactone Delta-isomerase, which translates to MLYLVHMVVNIPASVPAEEAARIKAAEKAYSQQLQESGQWPHLWRVVGEYANYSVFDVASNDELHNTLSQLPLFPYMQITVTPLAKHPSSIR; encoded by the coding sequence ATGCTCTATCTTGTCCATATGGTCGTCAACATCCCCGCCAGCGTGCCCGCCGAAGAGGCCGCGCGCATCAAGGCTGCGGAAAAAGCCTATTCGCAGCAACTGCAGGAATCCGGACAATGGCCGCACCTGTGGCGTGTGGTGGGCGAGTACGCCAACTACAGCGTCTTCGATGTGGCCAGCAATGACGAGCTGCACAACACGCTGAGCCAGTTGCCGCTGTTCCCCTACATGCAGATAACAGTGACGCCACTGGCCAAGCACCCCTCCTCCATCCGATAA